A window of the Pungitius pungitius chromosome 3, fPunPun2.1, whole genome shotgun sequence genome harbors these coding sequences:
- the gpd2 gene encoding glycerol-3-phosphate dehydrogenase, mitochondrial isoform X4: MAFRRALKRTAAVGGGVVVGAFGLSQLIEYKKTQAQLARVAAEADLRVPFADELPSRRAQLAALQSGEEFDVLVVGGGATGAGCALDAVTRNLKTALVERSDFSSGTSSRSTKLLHGGVRYLQKAIMQLDYEQYMMVKEALHERANLLEIAPHLSAPLPIMLPVYRWWQLPYYWAGIKMYDLVAGIQNLKSSYVLSKASALERFPMLNKDKLVGAIVYYDGQHNDARMNLAIAISAARHGAAVANYTEVVRLLKAKDPQGGEEEKVCGARCRDVVTGQEFDVKAKCVINATGPFTDSLRKMDNQETKNICQPSAGVHIVIPGYYSPDNMGLLDPSTSDGRVIFFLPWEKMTIAGTTDSPTSVTAHPIPGEDDINFILREIRNYLSPDVEVRRGDVLAAWSGIRPLVTDPNSKDTQSICRNHIVSISASGLVTIAGGKWTTYRSMAEETLDAAVKTHGLSAEPCKTVGLMLEGAKGWTPTLYIRLVQDYGLENEVAQHLASTYGGKAFDVAKMAKVTGQRWPIVGKRLVSEFPYIEGEVLYAIKEYACTAIDVIARRTRLGFLNVQAADEALPRIVQIMGKELGWSEEQKTTELEAARKFLYLEMGYRSRSEQLTKTSEINLDNQEVARYKKRFHKFDKESKGFITTVDVQQVLESINVTIDENALHEILNEVDLNKNGQVEIDEFMQVMNFMNKLAGNECVGFSNAT, encoded by the exons ATGGCGTTCAGGAGGGCTCTGAAACGCACGGCCGCCGTCGGCGGGGGGGTCGTCGTCGGCGCGTTCGGCCTGTCGCAGCTCATCGAGTACAAGAAGACGCAG gcccagcTGGCCCGCGTGGCTGCAGAAGCGGATCTGAGGGTTCCCTTCGCCGACGAGCTCCCCTCCCGGCGGGCCCAGCTCGCCGCGCTGCAGAGCGGCGAGGAGTTTGACGTCCTGGTGGTCGGAGGCGGGGCCACGGGGGCGGGGTGTGCCTTAGACGCCGTCACACGCA ACCTGAAGACGGCGCTGGTGGAGAGGAGCGACTTCTCGTCGGGGACGAGCAGCCGCAGCACCAAGCTGCTGCACGGGGGGGTCCGCTACCTGCAGAAGGCCATCATGCAGCTGGACTACGAACAG TACATGATGGTGAAGGAGGCCCTCCACGAGCGAGCCAACCTGCTGGAGATCGCACCTCACCTGTCCGCGCCGCTGCCCATCATGCTCCCCGTGTACAG ATGGTGGCAGCTGCCGTACTACTGGGCCGGCATCAAGATGTACGACCTGGTGGCCGGGATCCAGAACCTGAAGAGCAGCTACGTCCTCAGCAAGGCCTCGGCCCTGGAGCGCTTCCCCATGCTCAACAAGGACAAGCTGGTGGGAGCCATCGTCTACTACGACG GGCAGCACAATGACGCCCGCATGAACCTGGCCATCGCCATCAGCGCCGCCCGCCACGGCGCCGCCGTCGCCAACTACACGGAGGTGGTGCGCCTGCTGAAGGCCAAGGACCCGcagggcggcgaggaggagaaggtgtgcGGCGCCCGCTGCCGGGACGTGGTCACGG GACAAGAGTTCGACGTGAAGGCCAAGTGCGTGATCAACGCCACGGGACCCTTCACGGACTCCCTGAGGAAGATGGACAACCAGGAGACCAAGAACATCTGCCAGCCCAGCGCCGGCGTTCACATCGTCATCCCCGGCTACTACAG CCCTGACAACATGGGTCTGCTGGACCCGTCCACGAGCGACGGGCGCGTCATCTTCTTCCTGCCCTGGGAGAAGATGACCATCGCCGGGACGACCGACTCGCCCACCAGCGTGACGGCCCACCCCATCCCGGGGGAGGACGACATCAACTTCATCCTGAGGGAGATCCGCAACTACCTGAGCCCCGACGTAGAAG tgcgCCGAGGAGACGTGCTGGCGGCGTGGAGCGGCATCCGCCCGCTGGTGACCGACCCAAACTCCAAGGACACCCAGTCCATCTGCAGGAACCACATCGTCAGCATCAGCGCCAGCGGACTGGTCACCATCGCCG GTGGGAAGTGGACCACCTACAGGTCCATGGCCGAGGAGACTCTGGACGCCGCCGTCAAGACCCACGGCCTCTCGGCGGAGCCCTGCAAGACCGTGGGCCTGATGCTGGAGGGCGCCAAGGGCTGGACGCCCACGCTCTACATCCGCCTGGTGCAGGACTACGGCCTGGAGAAcgag GTCGCTCAGCACCTGGCCTCCACCTACGGGGGGAAGGCCTTCGACGTGGCCAAGATGGCAAAGGTCACCGGGCAGAGGTGGCCCATCGTGGGCAAAAGACTGGTGTCCGAGTTCCCTTACATCGAGGGCGAG gtgctGTACGCCATCAAGGAGTACGCCTGCACGGCCATCGACGTCATCGCCCGGCGGACGCGGCTGGGCTTCCTCAACGTGCAGGCGGCCGACGAGGCGCTGCCGCGCATCGTGCAGATCATGGGGAAGGAGCTGGGCTGGAGCGAGGAGCAGAAGAcg ACGGAGCTGGAAGCAGCCAGGAAGTTCTTGTACCTGGAGATGGGCTACAGGTCTCGCTCCGAGCAGCTGACCAAGACGTCGGAGATCAACCTGGACAACCAGGAAGTCGCCAG GTACAAGAAACGGTTCCATAAGTTCGACAAAGAGAGCAAAGGATTCATCACCACTGTGGACGTCCAGCAGGTCTTGGAG AGCATCAATGTCACCATTGATGAAAATGCGCTTCATGAAATCCTCAACGAGGTCGACCTCAACAAGAACGGACAAGTGGAGATTGACGAGTTCATGCAG
- the gpd2 gene encoding glycerol-3-phosphate dehydrogenase, mitochondrial isoform X1 gives MAFRRALKRTAAVGGGVVVGAFGLSQLIEYKKTQHGLAQLARVAAEADLRVPFADELPSRRAQLAALQSGEEFDVLVVGGGATGAGCALDAVTRNLKTALVERSDFSSGTSSRSTKLLHGGVRYLQKAIMQLDYEQYMMVKEALHERANLLEIAPHLSAPLPIMLPVYRWWQLPYYWAGIKMYDLVAGIQNLKSSYVLSKASALERFPMLNKDKLVGAIVYYDGQHNDARMNLAIAISAARHGAAVANYTEVVRLLKAKDPQGGEEEKVCGARCRDVVTGQEFDVKAKCVINATGPFTDSLRKMDNQETKNICQPSAGVHIVIPGYYSPDNMGLLDPSTSDGRVIFFLPWEKMTIAGTTDSPTSVTAHPIPGEDDINFILREIRNYLSPDVEVRRGDVLAAWSGIRPLVTDPNSKDTQSICRNHIVSISASGLVTIAGGKWTTYRSMAEETLDAAVKTHGLSAEPCKTVGLMLEGAKGWTPTLYIRLVQDYGLENEVAQHLASTYGGKAFDVAKMAKVTGQRWPIVGKRLVSEFPYIEGEVLYAIKEYACTAIDVIARRTRLGFLNVQAADEALPRIVQIMGKELGWSEEQKTTELEAARKFLYLEMGYRSRSEQLTKTSEINLDNQEVARYKKRFHKFDKESKGFITTVDVQQVLESINVTIDENALHEILNEVDLNKNGQVEIDEFMQLMSAVKKGQVSDSRLAILMKAAEETLNTRGPVTVDRSGGGF, from the exons ATGGCGTTCAGGAGGGCTCTGAAACGCACGGCCGCCGTCGGCGGGGGGGTCGTCGTCGGCGCGTTCGGCCTGTCGCAGCTCATCGAGTACAAGAAGACGCAG CATGGATTG gcccagcTGGCCCGCGTGGCTGCAGAAGCGGATCTGAGGGTTCCCTTCGCCGACGAGCTCCCCTCCCGGCGGGCCCAGCTCGCCGCGCTGCAGAGCGGCGAGGAGTTTGACGTCCTGGTGGTCGGAGGCGGGGCCACGGGGGCGGGGTGTGCCTTAGACGCCGTCACACGCA ACCTGAAGACGGCGCTGGTGGAGAGGAGCGACTTCTCGTCGGGGACGAGCAGCCGCAGCACCAAGCTGCTGCACGGGGGGGTCCGCTACCTGCAGAAGGCCATCATGCAGCTGGACTACGAACAG TACATGATGGTGAAGGAGGCCCTCCACGAGCGAGCCAACCTGCTGGAGATCGCACCTCACCTGTCCGCGCCGCTGCCCATCATGCTCCCCGTGTACAG ATGGTGGCAGCTGCCGTACTACTGGGCCGGCATCAAGATGTACGACCTGGTGGCCGGGATCCAGAACCTGAAGAGCAGCTACGTCCTCAGCAAGGCCTCGGCCCTGGAGCGCTTCCCCATGCTCAACAAGGACAAGCTGGTGGGAGCCATCGTCTACTACGACG GGCAGCACAATGACGCCCGCATGAACCTGGCCATCGCCATCAGCGCCGCCCGCCACGGCGCCGCCGTCGCCAACTACACGGAGGTGGTGCGCCTGCTGAAGGCCAAGGACCCGcagggcggcgaggaggagaaggtgtgcGGCGCCCGCTGCCGGGACGTGGTCACGG GACAAGAGTTCGACGTGAAGGCCAAGTGCGTGATCAACGCCACGGGACCCTTCACGGACTCCCTGAGGAAGATGGACAACCAGGAGACCAAGAACATCTGCCAGCCCAGCGCCGGCGTTCACATCGTCATCCCCGGCTACTACAG CCCTGACAACATGGGTCTGCTGGACCCGTCCACGAGCGACGGGCGCGTCATCTTCTTCCTGCCCTGGGAGAAGATGACCATCGCCGGGACGACCGACTCGCCCACCAGCGTGACGGCCCACCCCATCCCGGGGGAGGACGACATCAACTTCATCCTGAGGGAGATCCGCAACTACCTGAGCCCCGACGTAGAAG tgcgCCGAGGAGACGTGCTGGCGGCGTGGAGCGGCATCCGCCCGCTGGTGACCGACCCAAACTCCAAGGACACCCAGTCCATCTGCAGGAACCACATCGTCAGCATCAGCGCCAGCGGACTGGTCACCATCGCCG GTGGGAAGTGGACCACCTACAGGTCCATGGCCGAGGAGACTCTGGACGCCGCCGTCAAGACCCACGGCCTCTCGGCGGAGCCCTGCAAGACCGTGGGCCTGATGCTGGAGGGCGCCAAGGGCTGGACGCCCACGCTCTACATCCGCCTGGTGCAGGACTACGGCCTGGAGAAcgag GTCGCTCAGCACCTGGCCTCCACCTACGGGGGGAAGGCCTTCGACGTGGCCAAGATGGCAAAGGTCACCGGGCAGAGGTGGCCCATCGTGGGCAAAAGACTGGTGTCCGAGTTCCCTTACATCGAGGGCGAG gtgctGTACGCCATCAAGGAGTACGCCTGCACGGCCATCGACGTCATCGCCCGGCGGACGCGGCTGGGCTTCCTCAACGTGCAGGCGGCCGACGAGGCGCTGCCGCGCATCGTGCAGATCATGGGGAAGGAGCTGGGCTGGAGCGAGGAGCAGAAGAcg ACGGAGCTGGAAGCAGCCAGGAAGTTCTTGTACCTGGAGATGGGCTACAGGTCTCGCTCCGAGCAGCTGACCAAGACGTCGGAGATCAACCTGGACAACCAGGAAGTCGCCAG GTACAAGAAACGGTTCCATAAGTTCGACAAAGAGAGCAAAGGATTCATCACCACTGTGGACGTCCAGCAGGTCTTGGAG AGCATCAATGTCACCATTGATGAAAATGCGCTTCATGAAATCCTCAACGAGGTCGACCTCAACAAGAACGGACAAGTGGAGATTGACGAGTTCATGCAG CTGATGAGCGCGGTGAAGAAGGGACAAGTGTCCGACAGCCGCCTGGCCATCCTGATGAAGGCGGCGGAGGAGACGCTGAACACCAGGGGGCCCGTGACGGTGGACCGCAGCGGCGGCGGGTTCTGA
- the gpd2 gene encoding glycerol-3-phosphate dehydrogenase, mitochondrial isoform X2, protein MAFRRALKRTAAVGGGVVVGAFGLSQLIEYKKTQAQLARVAAEADLRVPFADELPSRRAQLAALQSGEEFDVLVVGGGATGAGCALDAVTRNLKTALVERSDFSSGTSSRSTKLLHGGVRYLQKAIMQLDYEQYMMVKEALHERANLLEIAPHLSAPLPIMLPVYRWWQLPYYWAGIKMYDLVAGIQNLKSSYVLSKASALERFPMLNKDKLVGAIVYYDGQHNDARMNLAIAISAARHGAAVANYTEVVRLLKAKDPQGGEEEKVCGARCRDVVTGQEFDVKAKCVINATGPFTDSLRKMDNQETKNICQPSAGVHIVIPGYYSPDNMGLLDPSTSDGRVIFFLPWEKMTIAGTTDSPTSVTAHPIPGEDDINFILREIRNYLSPDVEVRRGDVLAAWSGIRPLVTDPNSKDTQSICRNHIVSISASGLVTIAGGKWTTYRSMAEETLDAAVKTHGLSAEPCKTVGLMLEGAKGWTPTLYIRLVQDYGLENEVAQHLASTYGGKAFDVAKMAKVTGQRWPIVGKRLVSEFPYIEGEVLYAIKEYACTAIDVIARRTRLGFLNVQAADEALPRIVQIMGKELGWSEEQKTTELEAARKFLYLEMGYRSRSEQLTKTSEINLDNQEVARYKKRFHKFDKESKGFITTVDVQQVLESINVTIDENALHEILNEVDLNKNGQVEIDEFMQLMSAVKKGQVSDSRLAILMKAAEETLNTRGPVTVDRSGGGF, encoded by the exons ATGGCGTTCAGGAGGGCTCTGAAACGCACGGCCGCCGTCGGCGGGGGGGTCGTCGTCGGCGCGTTCGGCCTGTCGCAGCTCATCGAGTACAAGAAGACGCAG gcccagcTGGCCCGCGTGGCTGCAGAAGCGGATCTGAGGGTTCCCTTCGCCGACGAGCTCCCCTCCCGGCGGGCCCAGCTCGCCGCGCTGCAGAGCGGCGAGGAGTTTGACGTCCTGGTGGTCGGAGGCGGGGCCACGGGGGCGGGGTGTGCCTTAGACGCCGTCACACGCA ACCTGAAGACGGCGCTGGTGGAGAGGAGCGACTTCTCGTCGGGGACGAGCAGCCGCAGCACCAAGCTGCTGCACGGGGGGGTCCGCTACCTGCAGAAGGCCATCATGCAGCTGGACTACGAACAG TACATGATGGTGAAGGAGGCCCTCCACGAGCGAGCCAACCTGCTGGAGATCGCACCTCACCTGTCCGCGCCGCTGCCCATCATGCTCCCCGTGTACAG ATGGTGGCAGCTGCCGTACTACTGGGCCGGCATCAAGATGTACGACCTGGTGGCCGGGATCCAGAACCTGAAGAGCAGCTACGTCCTCAGCAAGGCCTCGGCCCTGGAGCGCTTCCCCATGCTCAACAAGGACAAGCTGGTGGGAGCCATCGTCTACTACGACG GGCAGCACAATGACGCCCGCATGAACCTGGCCATCGCCATCAGCGCCGCCCGCCACGGCGCCGCCGTCGCCAACTACACGGAGGTGGTGCGCCTGCTGAAGGCCAAGGACCCGcagggcggcgaggaggagaaggtgtgcGGCGCCCGCTGCCGGGACGTGGTCACGG GACAAGAGTTCGACGTGAAGGCCAAGTGCGTGATCAACGCCACGGGACCCTTCACGGACTCCCTGAGGAAGATGGACAACCAGGAGACCAAGAACATCTGCCAGCCCAGCGCCGGCGTTCACATCGTCATCCCCGGCTACTACAG CCCTGACAACATGGGTCTGCTGGACCCGTCCACGAGCGACGGGCGCGTCATCTTCTTCCTGCCCTGGGAGAAGATGACCATCGCCGGGACGACCGACTCGCCCACCAGCGTGACGGCCCACCCCATCCCGGGGGAGGACGACATCAACTTCATCCTGAGGGAGATCCGCAACTACCTGAGCCCCGACGTAGAAG tgcgCCGAGGAGACGTGCTGGCGGCGTGGAGCGGCATCCGCCCGCTGGTGACCGACCCAAACTCCAAGGACACCCAGTCCATCTGCAGGAACCACATCGTCAGCATCAGCGCCAGCGGACTGGTCACCATCGCCG GTGGGAAGTGGACCACCTACAGGTCCATGGCCGAGGAGACTCTGGACGCCGCCGTCAAGACCCACGGCCTCTCGGCGGAGCCCTGCAAGACCGTGGGCCTGATGCTGGAGGGCGCCAAGGGCTGGACGCCCACGCTCTACATCCGCCTGGTGCAGGACTACGGCCTGGAGAAcgag GTCGCTCAGCACCTGGCCTCCACCTACGGGGGGAAGGCCTTCGACGTGGCCAAGATGGCAAAGGTCACCGGGCAGAGGTGGCCCATCGTGGGCAAAAGACTGGTGTCCGAGTTCCCTTACATCGAGGGCGAG gtgctGTACGCCATCAAGGAGTACGCCTGCACGGCCATCGACGTCATCGCCCGGCGGACGCGGCTGGGCTTCCTCAACGTGCAGGCGGCCGACGAGGCGCTGCCGCGCATCGTGCAGATCATGGGGAAGGAGCTGGGCTGGAGCGAGGAGCAGAAGAcg ACGGAGCTGGAAGCAGCCAGGAAGTTCTTGTACCTGGAGATGGGCTACAGGTCTCGCTCCGAGCAGCTGACCAAGACGTCGGAGATCAACCTGGACAACCAGGAAGTCGCCAG GTACAAGAAACGGTTCCATAAGTTCGACAAAGAGAGCAAAGGATTCATCACCACTGTGGACGTCCAGCAGGTCTTGGAG AGCATCAATGTCACCATTGATGAAAATGCGCTTCATGAAATCCTCAACGAGGTCGACCTCAACAAGAACGGACAAGTGGAGATTGACGAGTTCATGCAG CTGATGAGCGCGGTGAAGAAGGGACAAGTGTCCGACAGCCGCCTGGCCATCCTGATGAAGGCGGCGGAGGAGACGCTGAACACCAGGGGGCCCGTGACGGTGGACCGCAGCGGCGGCGGGTTCTGA
- the gpd2 gene encoding glycerol-3-phosphate dehydrogenase, mitochondrial isoform X3, with the protein MAFRRALKRTAAVGGGVVVGAFGLSQLIEYKKTQAQLARVAAEADLRVPFADELPSRRAQLAALQSGEEFDVLVVGGGATGAGCALDAVTRNLKTALVERSDFSSGTSSRSTKLLHGGVRYLQKAIMQLDYEQYMMVKEALHERANLLEIAPHLSAPLPIMLPVYRWWQLPYYWAGIKMYDLVAGIQNLKSSYVLSKASALERFPMLNKDKLVGAIVYYDGQHNDARMNLAIAISAARHGAAVANYTEVVRLLKAKDPQGGEEEKVCGARCRDVVTGQEFDVKAKCVINATGPFTDSLRKMDNQETKNICQPSAGVHIVIPGYYSPDNMGLLDPSTSDGRVIFFLPWEKMTIAGTTDSPTSVTAHPIPGEDDINFILREIRNYLSPDVEVRRGDVLAAWSGIRPLVTDPNSKDTQSICRNHIVSISASGLVTIAGGKWTTYRSMAEETLDAAVKTHGLSAEPCKTVGLMLEGAKGWTPTLYIRLVQDYGLENEVAQHLASTYGGKAFDVAKMAKVTGQRWPIVGKRLVSEFPYIEGEVLYAIKEYACTAIDVIARRTRLGFLNVQAADEALPRIVQIMGKELGWSEEQKTTELEAARKFLYLEMGYRSRSEQLTKTSEINLDNQEVARYKKRFHKFDKESKGFITTVDVQQVLESINVTIDENALHEILNEVDLNKNGQVEIDEFMQQCGRLLLSFREGQTLRGLKSIAL; encoded by the exons ATGGCGTTCAGGAGGGCTCTGAAACGCACGGCCGCCGTCGGCGGGGGGGTCGTCGTCGGCGCGTTCGGCCTGTCGCAGCTCATCGAGTACAAGAAGACGCAG gcccagcTGGCCCGCGTGGCTGCAGAAGCGGATCTGAGGGTTCCCTTCGCCGACGAGCTCCCCTCCCGGCGGGCCCAGCTCGCCGCGCTGCAGAGCGGCGAGGAGTTTGACGTCCTGGTGGTCGGAGGCGGGGCCACGGGGGCGGGGTGTGCCTTAGACGCCGTCACACGCA ACCTGAAGACGGCGCTGGTGGAGAGGAGCGACTTCTCGTCGGGGACGAGCAGCCGCAGCACCAAGCTGCTGCACGGGGGGGTCCGCTACCTGCAGAAGGCCATCATGCAGCTGGACTACGAACAG TACATGATGGTGAAGGAGGCCCTCCACGAGCGAGCCAACCTGCTGGAGATCGCACCTCACCTGTCCGCGCCGCTGCCCATCATGCTCCCCGTGTACAG ATGGTGGCAGCTGCCGTACTACTGGGCCGGCATCAAGATGTACGACCTGGTGGCCGGGATCCAGAACCTGAAGAGCAGCTACGTCCTCAGCAAGGCCTCGGCCCTGGAGCGCTTCCCCATGCTCAACAAGGACAAGCTGGTGGGAGCCATCGTCTACTACGACG GGCAGCACAATGACGCCCGCATGAACCTGGCCATCGCCATCAGCGCCGCCCGCCACGGCGCCGCCGTCGCCAACTACACGGAGGTGGTGCGCCTGCTGAAGGCCAAGGACCCGcagggcggcgaggaggagaaggtgtgcGGCGCCCGCTGCCGGGACGTGGTCACGG GACAAGAGTTCGACGTGAAGGCCAAGTGCGTGATCAACGCCACGGGACCCTTCACGGACTCCCTGAGGAAGATGGACAACCAGGAGACCAAGAACATCTGCCAGCCCAGCGCCGGCGTTCACATCGTCATCCCCGGCTACTACAG CCCTGACAACATGGGTCTGCTGGACCCGTCCACGAGCGACGGGCGCGTCATCTTCTTCCTGCCCTGGGAGAAGATGACCATCGCCGGGACGACCGACTCGCCCACCAGCGTGACGGCCCACCCCATCCCGGGGGAGGACGACATCAACTTCATCCTGAGGGAGATCCGCAACTACCTGAGCCCCGACGTAGAAG tgcgCCGAGGAGACGTGCTGGCGGCGTGGAGCGGCATCCGCCCGCTGGTGACCGACCCAAACTCCAAGGACACCCAGTCCATCTGCAGGAACCACATCGTCAGCATCAGCGCCAGCGGACTGGTCACCATCGCCG GTGGGAAGTGGACCACCTACAGGTCCATGGCCGAGGAGACTCTGGACGCCGCCGTCAAGACCCACGGCCTCTCGGCGGAGCCCTGCAAGACCGTGGGCCTGATGCTGGAGGGCGCCAAGGGCTGGACGCCCACGCTCTACATCCGCCTGGTGCAGGACTACGGCCTGGAGAAcgag GTCGCTCAGCACCTGGCCTCCACCTACGGGGGGAAGGCCTTCGACGTGGCCAAGATGGCAAAGGTCACCGGGCAGAGGTGGCCCATCGTGGGCAAAAGACTGGTGTCCGAGTTCCCTTACATCGAGGGCGAG gtgctGTACGCCATCAAGGAGTACGCCTGCACGGCCATCGACGTCATCGCCCGGCGGACGCGGCTGGGCTTCCTCAACGTGCAGGCGGCCGACGAGGCGCTGCCGCGCATCGTGCAGATCATGGGGAAGGAGCTGGGCTGGAGCGAGGAGCAGAAGAcg ACGGAGCTGGAAGCAGCCAGGAAGTTCTTGTACCTGGAGATGGGCTACAGGTCTCGCTCCGAGCAGCTGACCAAGACGTCGGAGATCAACCTGGACAACCAGGAAGTCGCCAG GTACAAGAAACGGTTCCATAAGTTCGACAAAGAGAGCAAAGGATTCATCACCACTGTGGACGTCCAGCAGGTCTTGGAG AGCATCAATGTCACCATTGATGAAAATGCGCTTCATGAAATCCTCAACGAGGTCGACCTCAACAAGAACGGACAAGTGGAGATTGACGAGTTCATGCAG CAATGCGGCCGTTTGTTATTGAGCTTCAGGGAGGGACAAACGCTCCGTGGCTTGAAGAGCATTGCATTGTGA
- the gpd2 gene encoding glycerol-3-phosphate dehydrogenase, mitochondrial isoform X5: MQLDYEQYMMVKEALHERANLLEIAPHLSAPLPIMLPVYRWWQLPYYWAGIKMYDLVAGIQNLKSSYVLSKASALERFPMLNKDKLVGAIVYYDGQHNDARMNLAIAISAARHGAAVANYTEVVRLLKAKDPQGGEEEKVCGARCRDVVTGQEFDVKAKCVINATGPFTDSLRKMDNQETKNICQPSAGVHIVIPGYYSPDNMGLLDPSTSDGRVIFFLPWEKMTIAGTTDSPTSVTAHPIPGEDDINFILREIRNYLSPDVEVRRGDVLAAWSGIRPLVTDPNSKDTQSICRNHIVSISASGLVTIAGGKWTTYRSMAEETLDAAVKTHGLSAEPCKTVGLMLEGAKGWTPTLYIRLVQDYGLENEVAQHLASTYGGKAFDVAKMAKVTGQRWPIVGKRLVSEFPYIEGEVLYAIKEYACTAIDVIARRTRLGFLNVQAADEALPRIVQIMGKELGWSEEQKTTELEAARKFLYLEMGYRSRSEQLTKTSEINLDNQEVARYKKRFHKFDKESKGFITTVDVQQVLESINVTIDENALHEILNEVDLNKNGQVEIDEFMQLMSAVKKGQVSDSRLAILMKAAEETLNTRGPVTVDRSGGGF, translated from the exons ATGCAGCTGGACTACGAACAG TACATGATGGTGAAGGAGGCCCTCCACGAGCGAGCCAACCTGCTGGAGATCGCACCTCACCTGTCCGCGCCGCTGCCCATCATGCTCCCCGTGTACAG ATGGTGGCAGCTGCCGTACTACTGGGCCGGCATCAAGATGTACGACCTGGTGGCCGGGATCCAGAACCTGAAGAGCAGCTACGTCCTCAGCAAGGCCTCGGCCCTGGAGCGCTTCCCCATGCTCAACAAGGACAAGCTGGTGGGAGCCATCGTCTACTACGACG GGCAGCACAATGACGCCCGCATGAACCTGGCCATCGCCATCAGCGCCGCCCGCCACGGCGCCGCCGTCGCCAACTACACGGAGGTGGTGCGCCTGCTGAAGGCCAAGGACCCGcagggcggcgaggaggagaaggtgtgcGGCGCCCGCTGCCGGGACGTGGTCACGG GACAAGAGTTCGACGTGAAGGCCAAGTGCGTGATCAACGCCACGGGACCCTTCACGGACTCCCTGAGGAAGATGGACAACCAGGAGACCAAGAACATCTGCCAGCCCAGCGCCGGCGTTCACATCGTCATCCCCGGCTACTACAG CCCTGACAACATGGGTCTGCTGGACCCGTCCACGAGCGACGGGCGCGTCATCTTCTTCCTGCCCTGGGAGAAGATGACCATCGCCGGGACGACCGACTCGCCCACCAGCGTGACGGCCCACCCCATCCCGGGGGAGGACGACATCAACTTCATCCTGAGGGAGATCCGCAACTACCTGAGCCCCGACGTAGAAG tgcgCCGAGGAGACGTGCTGGCGGCGTGGAGCGGCATCCGCCCGCTGGTGACCGACCCAAACTCCAAGGACACCCAGTCCATCTGCAGGAACCACATCGTCAGCATCAGCGCCAGCGGACTGGTCACCATCGCCG GTGGGAAGTGGACCACCTACAGGTCCATGGCCGAGGAGACTCTGGACGCCGCCGTCAAGACCCACGGCCTCTCGGCGGAGCCCTGCAAGACCGTGGGCCTGATGCTGGAGGGCGCCAAGGGCTGGACGCCCACGCTCTACATCCGCCTGGTGCAGGACTACGGCCTGGAGAAcgag GTCGCTCAGCACCTGGCCTCCACCTACGGGGGGAAGGCCTTCGACGTGGCCAAGATGGCAAAGGTCACCGGGCAGAGGTGGCCCATCGTGGGCAAAAGACTGGTGTCCGAGTTCCCTTACATCGAGGGCGAG gtgctGTACGCCATCAAGGAGTACGCCTGCACGGCCATCGACGTCATCGCCCGGCGGACGCGGCTGGGCTTCCTCAACGTGCAGGCGGCCGACGAGGCGCTGCCGCGCATCGTGCAGATCATGGGGAAGGAGCTGGGCTGGAGCGAGGAGCAGAAGAcg ACGGAGCTGGAAGCAGCCAGGAAGTTCTTGTACCTGGAGATGGGCTACAGGTCTCGCTCCGAGCAGCTGACCAAGACGTCGGAGATCAACCTGGACAACCAGGAAGTCGCCAG GTACAAGAAACGGTTCCATAAGTTCGACAAAGAGAGCAAAGGATTCATCACCACTGTGGACGTCCAGCAGGTCTTGGAG AGCATCAATGTCACCATTGATGAAAATGCGCTTCATGAAATCCTCAACGAGGTCGACCTCAACAAGAACGGACAAGTGGAGATTGACGAGTTCATGCAG CTGATGAGCGCGGTGAAGAAGGGACAAGTGTCCGACAGCCGCCTGGCCATCCTGATGAAGGCGGCGGAGGAGACGCTGAACACCAGGGGGCCCGTGACGGTGGACCGCAGCGGCGGCGGGTTCTGA